A genomic stretch from Ictalurus punctatus breed USDA103 chromosome 2, Coco_2.0, whole genome shotgun sequence includes:
- the lin28b gene encoding protein lin-28 homolog B has translation MAEGGPGGDAAKCPGQEERSPGQVLAGSGYCKWFNVRMGFGFISMTHSEGRPVDPPLDVFVHQSKLVMEGFRSLREGEQVEFTFKRSSKGLESLRVTGPGGGPCSGSERRPKGKAPPPKRKPKGDRCYNCGGLDHHAKECSLPPQPKKCHYCQSVTHMVAQCPHRGAPSPCSSQDPRQPRDDAYSSSPEDTPPTSQRWRTPRD, from the exons ATGGCCGAAG GAGGGCCGGGCGGAGACGCCGCCAAGTGCCCGGGGCAGGAGGAGCGGAGCCCGGGGCAGGTCCTGGCTGGATCCGGGTACTGCAAATGGTTCAATGTGCGCATGGGATTTGGATTTATATCGATGACCCACAGCGAGGGGCGTCCAGTGGACCCTCCATTAGACGTGTTTGTCCACCAG agtAAACTGGTGATGGAGGGATTTCGGAGCCTGAGGGAAGGCGAGCAGGTGGAGTTCACCTTTAAAAGGTCCAGTAAAGGGCTGGAGTCGCTCAGGGTAACGGGGCCCGGGGGCGGACCCTGCTCCGGCAGTGAGCGACGCCCCAAAGGCAAGGCTCCACCCCCGAAACGCAAACCAAAGGGAGACCG gtgttatAACTGTGGAGGTCTGGACCACCATGCTAAAGAGTGCAGTCTGCCGCCTCAGCCAAAGAAATGCCACTACTGTCAGAGCGTGACCCACATGGTGGCCCAGTGTCCCCACAGGGGGGCGCCGTCCCCCTGCAGCTCTCAGGACCCCCGGCAGCCCCGAGACGACGCCTACTCTTCGTCTCCGGAGGACACGCCTCCCACCTCTCAGCGCTGGAGGACGCCTCGAGACTGA